A genomic window from Chrysoperla carnea chromosome 3, inChrCarn1.1, whole genome shotgun sequence includes:
- the LOC123296259 gene encoding uncharacterized protein LOC123296259 → MSSFQSVFLIVYLTLQNLFNYNLASVPTIALCNKERVEHYLNSSGFGSALSVTFGNSNNQGTINGSKDDNIGPCKLQIIAPTTHIVSVSFVTAPAAYNSDNKKDNSTCMLSVFLQENRRKVFWKIDPCRDGEPLPPPRLVTHQLRIVWNPPVGDYPDLLSRTQMIITAVGQDDFCQNPHQHTCMSVGYKPLMCVAEELVCDGIQHCPRGEAQSDEDSTMCHDRAVQHQSWEYIAHEWIKKLSTNKKNSNNLPAGAIQGNRWIHRNVINPANSANGNSGTTQNIVLRRDSTTKKDVEVDSVSAALEHYGPWGYLMLGMLICGCILMLCGLWECFCRKMKPQPSIRRMPIPPNTVIILNTPVEEPPPPTPGPPSYEELDQPPTYAALFPENKRESIILNTLNLIATAAAGNSVVITSAVAPLEDPNPTSPAADIPEGSQTTTSENQHNLSENSEIKLSLDNLSQDHEQSNRDQLSSGSNRIATANQT, encoded by the exons atgtcgAGTTTtcaaagtgtatttttaatagtttatttaacgttacaaaatttatttaactacaattTAGCATCag tACCAACAATAGCATTATGTAATAAAGAACGTGTTGAACATTACTTAAATTCAAGTGGATTTGGTTCAGCGTTAAGTGTTACATTTGGTAATAGTAATAATCAAGGAACCATAAATGGTAGTAAAGATGATAATATTGGACCATGTAAATTGCAAATTATTGCACCAACAACACACATTGTATCTGTGTCATTTGTAACAGCACCCGCTGCATATAATTCGGATAATAAAAAGGATAATTCAACTTGCATGCTAAGTGTT ttcttacAAGAAAATCGGCGTAAagtattttggaaaattgatcCATGTCGTGACGGCGAACCATTACCACCACCCAGATTAGTTACACATCAACTACGAATTGTATGGAATCCACCAGTTGGAGATTATCCTGACTTATTATCAAGAACGCAAATGATTATCACAGCTGTTGGTCAAG ATGATTTCTGCCAAAATCCACATCAACACACATGCATGAGCGTTGGCTACAAACCTCTCATGTGTGTCGCAGAGGAATTAGTATGTGACGGTATCCAGCACTGTCCACGTGGTGAAGCCCAAAGTGACGAAGATTCTACTATGTGCCATGACCGCGCTGTACAACATCAATCATGGGAGTACATAGCACATGAATGGATCAAAAAACTATccacaaataaaaagaattccAATAATTTACCAGCCGGAGCTATCCAAGGTAATCGTTGGATACATCGAAATGTTATTAATCCAGCAAATTCAGCAAATGGAAATTCGGGAACaacacaaaatattgttttacggcgtgattcaacaacaaaaaaagatgTCGAAGTTGATTCTGTGTCTGCGGCTTTGGAACATTATGGCCCATGGGGTTACTTAATGTTGGGTATGTTAATTTGTGGATGTATTTTAATGCTTTGTGGATTATGGGAAtgtttctgtcgaaaaatgaaACCACAACCTTCGATACGTCGAATGCCTATACCTCCAAATACTGTGATTATTTTAAACACTCCTGTGGAAGAACCTCCTCCACCAACTCCTGGTCCCCCATCATATGAGGAACTAGATCAACCACCAACTTATGCTGCCCTATTCCCAGAAAATAAAAGGGaatcgattattttaaatacacttaATTTGATTGCAACGGCTGCAGCTGGGAATAGTGTAGTTATTACCAGTGCTGTGGCGCCTTTGGAAGATCCAAATCCGACATCGCCTGCTGCGGATATTCCCGAAGGTTCACAAACAACTACTTCGGAAAATCAGCATAATTTATCCGAGAATAGTGAGATTAAATTATCTTTGGATAATTTAAGTCAAGATCATGAGCAATCAAATAGGGATCAGTTATCGTCAGGTTCAAATCGAATAGCAACTGCAAATCAAACGTAG
- the LOC123296260 gene encoding tetraspanin-6-like translates to MGKNALNSDKGPVPFSDLYSLCVDASQSTKVGQPLDSNKRTNQGPFVNIAIIIVCGFTRITLDDYTEFLKVYLGIPLHVIFLNAIIGIVITFFGIIGNIYNSILLSIIHFALLCILIISEIALVFNYKHLYWKESTTPEISSSIMHHIESYVSSNYSKYQVDQLQTSLQCCGCTDVTDFNIVIDYIPKSCCPKATTHPDRCDPLIDFSYIFVDGCLNVLSDVGDYEKWVIIYLLLGLAVTQILFILASWTLIMKLPTKHSNSNHKKPHTKAIK, encoded by the exons ATGGGAAAGAACGCTTTGAATAGCGACAAAGGTCCAGTACCATTCTCTGACCTGTACAGCCTATGTGTAGATGCCAGCCAATCAACAAAGGTCGGCCAGCCATtggattcaaataaaagaaccAATCAAGGGCCG tttgtaaatattgcaataataatCGTTTGCGGATTTACAAGAATTACATTAGATGATTATACGGAATTTCTAAAAGTTTATTTGGGTATTCCattacatgtaatttttttaaatgccatCATTGGAATTGttataacattttttggtataatTGGCAATATTTATAACAGTATACTTTTATCGATAATC cATTTTGCtctattatgtatattaataataagtgAGATAGCTTTAGTATTTAactataaacatttatattggAAAGAATCAACTACGCCAGAAATATCGAGTTCAATTATGCATCATATAGAAAGTTATGTATCTtcaaattattcgaaatatCAAGTTGATCAACTACAAACAAGT ttacaatgTTGTGGATGTACAGATGTGACagattttaatattgttattgatTATATTCCAAAATCATGTTGCCCAAAAGCTACGACTCATCCAGATCGATGTGATCctttaattgatttttcttaCATATTTGTTGATGGTTGTTTAAATGTTCTGAGTGATGTTGGCGATTATGAAAAATgggttataatttatttactattgGGGCTAGCAGTGACacag aTTCTATTTATTCTAGCATCATGGACTCTTATAATGAAGCTTCCAACGAAACATAGTAATTCCAACCATAAAAAGCCACACACGAAAGCAATAAAATga